CAAGCCCGCCGAGTACGGCTGGATGGACCGCTGGCGCATCGACCGGGCCTTCGGGGACATGGCGTCCCCGTCTCGGATGAATCGCGGCTATCAGCTCAAGGGCCGCCTGTGCCACGCGGGCAGCCAGTACTTCATCATCCATCCCAAGGGGGACGCCTTCTCCTGCTACCCCGGCAAGCGCTTCGGCGACGGACACCTGGGCAACGTCTTCGACGGGACGCTGAAGCTGTGGGACGCGCCCCGTCCGTGCCACTACGAGGTATGCCCCTGCACGGTGCCGCAGAACCGGGGCATCATCGAGGGCTTTGGCGGCGGGGCCGGAGAAGACGCCGTCAGCTTCTGAGCCTCACTTCTCCTTGCCGCGGCCCAGCACGCGCGAGCCCAGGCTCACCACGCCCAGCGCCAGCGCGCCGGCGAGGATGCCCACCAGGGCATTGGCCAGCGGCGACACGAGCGCCCCCAGCACGCCCGCGGCGTGGGCCACGCCCTCGATCGCGTGGTGCAGCGGGCCGATGCCGTGCGTGAGGATGCCTCCACCCACGAGGAACATGGCGGCGGTGCCGGCGACCGACAGGAACTTCATGAGCAACGGCGCCGCCTTGAGGATGCCCACTCCCAGGCCGCGCACGGTCCGCGGCCAGGCGCCCTCGCCCGTCTGACGGCTCAGCGCGAGCCCCGCGTCGTCGAGCTTGACGATGCCTCCCACCAGTCCGTAGACGCCCACGGTCATCAGCACGGCCACGCCGACCAGCGCCAACACCTGGGTCATGAAGGGCGCGCTGGACACGACGCCCAGCGAGATCGCGATGATCTCC
Above is a window of Cystobacter fuscus DNA encoding:
- a CDS encoding DUF808 domain-containing protein → MAGSSLLALIDDIATLLDDVSVMTKVAAQKTAGVLGDDLALNAQQVTGVNADRELPVVWAVAKGSMLNKAILVPAALAISAFIPRAVTPLLMVGGLYLCFEGFEKLAHKFLHSQHEDEAHHNELVQAVADPKVDLVALEKEKIKGAVRTDFILSAEIIAISLGVVSSAPFMTQVLALVGVAVLMTVGVYGLVGGIVKLDDAGLALSRQTGEGAWPRTVRGLGVGILKAAPLLMKFLSVAGTAAMFLVGGGILTHGIGPLHHAIEGVAHAAGVLGALVSPLANALVGILAGALALGVVSLGSRVLGRGKEK